One window from the genome of Rhinolophus ferrumequinum isolate MPI-CBG mRhiFer1 chromosome 10, mRhiFer1_v1.p, whole genome shotgun sequence encodes:
- the LOC117028973 gene encoding olfactory receptor 6C2-like, producing MKNQTTLTTFILLGLTDDMQLKILLLIFLFLSYMLSVSGNLTIIILILIDSHLKTPMYLFLQNFSFLEVSFTTACVPRFLYSILSGDKSITYNACATQLLFTDLFAVTEFFLLATMSYDRYVAICKPLHYTTIMNSRVCKNFILFCWVAALIIILPPVSLGLGLEFCDSNVIDHFLCDASPILKISCSDTWLIEQMVIVCAVLTFIITLMCVVLSYIYIIRTILRFPSAQQRKKAFSTCSSHMIVVSITYGSCIFIYVKPSAKDEVAINKGISLLITSISPMLNPFIYTLRNKQVKQAFHDSIKKIAFLLKM from the coding sequence ATGAAAAACCAAACCACACTAACAACCTTCATTTTGCTGGGACTGACCGATGACATGCAActgaaaattttgcttttaatctttctatttctttcctacaTGTTGAGTGTATCTGGAAACCTAACCATCATCATCCTCATTCTGATTGATTCCCACCTTAAAACACCAATGTatcttttccttcagaatttctCCTTCTTAGAAGTTTCCTTCACAACTGCTTGTGTTCCAAGATTCTTGTATAGCATATTATCTGGAGACAAATCCATTACTTATAACGCTTGTGCCACTCAACTCTTGTTTACAGACCTCTTTGCAGTAACAGAATTTTTTCTGCTGGCCACCATGTCCTACGaccgctatgtggccatctgcaaaccgcTGCATTACACAACCATCATGAACAGCAGAGTCTGCAAGAACTTCATCCTTTTCTGTTGGGTAGCAGCACTGATCATCATTCTCCCACCCGTTAGTCTGGGTTTAGGCCTGGAATTCTGTGATTCGAATGTCATTGATCACTTTCTCTGTGATGCATCTCCTATCCTGAAGATCTCTTGTTCCGACACATGGTTGATAGAACAGATGGTTATAGTGTGTGCTGTGTTGACATTCATCATCACCCTCATGTGTGTAGTTCTTTCCTACATTTATATCATCAGGACTATTCTAAGGTTTCCCTCTGCCCAGCAAAGGAAAAAAGCCTTTTCCACGTGTTCTTCCCACATGATTGTGGTTTCCATTACTTATGGCAGCTGCATCTTCATTTATGTCAAACCCTCAGCCAAGGATGAGGTAGCTATTAACAAAGGGATTTCACTCCTTATTACTTCTATTTCACCAATGTTGAATCCCTTTATTTACACACTGAGAAACAAGCAAGTGAAGCAAGCTTTTCatgactcaattaaaaaaattgcatttcttttgaaGATGTAA